The following coding sequences are from one Shewanella putrefaciens window:
- the phoB gene encoding phosphate regulon transcriptional regulator PhoB produces MTARILIVEDELAIREMLTFVMEQHGFTTSAAEDFDSAIALLKEPYPDLILLDWMFPGGSGIQLAKRLKQDEFTRQIPIIMLTARGEEEDKVKGLEVGADDYITKPFSPKELVARIKAVLRRSAPTRLEETIDVQGLLLDPVSHRVSVGDTVLDMGPTEFRLLHFFMTHPERVYSREQLLDNVWGTNVYVEDRTVDVHIRRLRKAVEESGHDRLIQTVRGAGYRFSTRI; encoded by the coding sequence ATGACTGCAAGGATATTGATAGTAGAAGACGAGTTAGCTATCCGTGAGATGCTGACTTTTGTAATGGAACAGCATGGGTTTACCACCTCTGCGGCGGAAGATTTTGATTCGGCCATTGCGCTGCTAAAGGAGCCTTACCCCGATCTGATTTTATTAGATTGGATGTTTCCTGGCGGAAGTGGCATTCAATTGGCAAAACGTTTAAAGCAAGATGAATTCACCCGCCAAATTCCGATCATTATGTTAACCGCCCGCGGCGAAGAGGAAGATAAAGTCAAAGGCCTTGAAGTTGGCGCCGATGATTACATTACTAAGCCTTTTTCCCCAAAAGAGCTGGTCGCACGTATTAAGGCTGTATTGCGTCGCAGTGCACCGACTCGTTTAGAAGAAACCATTGATGTACAAGGCTTATTGCTTGACCCTGTGAGCCATAGGGTGAGTGTGGGTGATACTGTTCTTGATATGGGGCCGACTGAGTTCCGTTTATTACACTTCTTTATGACACACCCTGAACGCGTCTATAGCCGTGAACAGTTGCTCGACAATGTATGGGGCACCAATGTGTATGTTGAAGACAGAACCGTTGATGTGCATATCAGACGACTTCGTAAAGCCGTTGAAGAGTCTGGTCATGATCGCTTGATCCAAACGGTTCGTGGTGCAGGTTATCGTTTTTCAACACGCATATAG
- the phoR gene encoding phosphate regulon sensor histidine kinase PhoR, producing MFNSYSGCRLFTRLAVYLLLCLLIGLLVGKPLWILVVGLLGLLCWHYQQLTRLNFWLWRDKKLTPPQGSGSWEGVFNGIYRLQGKNRRRVGQLAALLARFRQGAEALPDAAVVLDSEHNILWCNKLAQLILGFVWPQDNGQRIDNLIRHPDFSAYIKSAQYKEPLELPSPVSDKRLLEIRIMAYGDRQLLLIARDITRIRQLEGMRKEFVANVSHELKTPLTVLQGYLEMMQSMAEPDSMNVKPLALMQQQTQRMQSMVEQLLALSRIEDAADINLENTVNMSQLMEVLKEEAKALAQDRYELSFYCESGLDSHGNELQLRSACSNLISNAIRYTEPGGKITVQWRSVATGGLFSVTDTGEGIAPQHIARLTERFYRVDSARSRQTGGSGLGLAIVKHALNHHHSELTITSEVGKGSTFSFVIPLHLIKRKK from the coding sequence ATGTTTAACTCTTATTCAGGGTGCCGGTTGTTTACACGCTTGGCAGTGTATTTACTGCTTTGTTTGCTAATTGGTTTATTGGTAGGGAAGCCCCTCTGGATACTCGTTGTTGGTCTGCTCGGTTTACTGTGTTGGCATTACCAGCAATTGACACGTCTCAACTTTTGGCTGTGGCGAGACAAAAAACTCACTCCACCTCAAGGGAGCGGTAGTTGGGAGGGCGTGTTTAATGGTATTTATCGCCTACAGGGAAAAAACCGCCGTAGAGTGGGGCAACTTGCTGCGCTTTTAGCACGATTCCGTCAAGGAGCTGAAGCATTACCCGATGCTGCTGTGGTGCTTGATTCTGAGCATAATATTTTATGGTGTAATAAGTTAGCGCAACTGATTCTCGGTTTTGTGTGGCCGCAGGATAATGGTCAACGAATCGATAATTTAATCCGCCATCCTGATTTTTCCGCTTATATCAAAAGTGCACAATATAAAGAACCGCTGGAGTTACCTTCGCCTGTATCGGATAAGCGTTTACTTGAAATCCGTATCATGGCTTATGGTGACAGACAATTGTTATTAATTGCGCGGGATATTACTCGTATACGTCAGCTAGAGGGAATGCGTAAAGAGTTTGTCGCTAATGTGTCACACGAACTTAAAACGCCGCTCACTGTGTTACAGGGCTACCTCGAAATGATGCAAAGTATGGCAGAGCCTGATTCGATGAATGTCAAGCCGCTGGCATTAATGCAGCAGCAGACTCAACGCATGCAATCCATGGTCGAACAGCTATTAGCGCTCTCGCGAATTGAAGATGCGGCAGATATAAATTTAGAGAACACCGTTAATATGTCGCAATTAATGGAAGTCCTTAAAGAAGAAGCGAAAGCACTTGCTCAAGATAGGTATGAGTTGAGTTTTTACTGTGAATCAGGACTCGATTCACACGGTAATGAGTTACAACTTAGAAGTGCTTGTTCTAATTTAATTTCTAATGCTATTCGCTACACAGAGCCTGGCGGCAAAATTACCGTACAGTGGCGAAGTGTGGCTACGGGCGGGCTTTTTAGTGTGACAGATACGGGGGAAGGTATTGCACCACAACACATTGCCCGTTTAACGGAGCGTTTTTACCGTGTCGATAGTGCTCGTTCTCGCCAAACCGGCGGCAGTGGCTTAGGGCTGGCGATTGTTAAACACGCACTTAATCACCACCATAGTGAGTTAACGATTACAAGTGAAGTGGGAAAAGGGAGTACTTTTAGCTTTGTGATCCCGCTGCATTTAATCAAACGCAAGAAATAG
- a CDS encoding PstS family phosphate ABC transporter substrate-binding protein has translation MKLKKLVGAMTLTAAGVFSATAMASIDQSLPTYEKTSGVSGNLSSAGSDTLANMMTLWAEEFKHMYPNVNIQIQAAGSSTAPPALTEGTSQFGPMSRKMKPNEIEAFEKHYGYKPTEIRVAIDALAVFVHKDNPIKGLTAEQVDGIFSSTHKCGGSDIQRWGDLGLDGNWSAKDVQLYGRNSVSGTYGYFKEHALCKGDFKANVNEQPGSASVVQSVSQSLNAVGYSGIGYVTAGVKAVPIAKKGNEFIEATPENAANGTYPLSRYLYVYVNKQPNKDLAPMEKEFIRYVLSKQGQQVVEKDGYVTLPKSVVAKDLEQLGIRL, from the coding sequence ATGAAACTGAAAAAGCTTGTCGGCGCGATGACTCTTACTGCCGCTGGTGTATTCTCTGCCACTGCCATGGCATCGATTGATCAATCTCTGCCTACTTATGAGAAAACAAGTGGCGTATCAGGCAATCTATCATCTGCAGGTTCGGATACTTTAGCCAATATGATGACATTATGGGCTGAAGAATTTAAGCACATGTACCCTAACGTTAATATCCAAATTCAAGCCGCAGGTTCTTCTACAGCGCCACCAGCGTTGACAGAAGGGACTTCACAGTTCGGTCCTATGAGCCGCAAGATGAAGCCCAACGAAATTGAAGCGTTTGAAAAGCATTATGGTTATAAGCCTACAGAAATTCGCGTAGCAATTGATGCTTTAGCTGTGTTTGTACATAAAGACAACCCAATTAAAGGTCTAACTGCAGAGCAAGTTGATGGTATTTTCTCCTCTACGCACAAATGTGGTGGCAGTGATATCCAACGTTGGGGTGATTTAGGCCTTGACGGTAACTGGTCAGCAAAAGATGTTCAACTCTACGGCCGTAACTCAGTATCTGGTACTTATGGTTATTTTAAAGAACATGCTCTTTGTAAAGGTGATTTCAAAGCCAACGTGAATGAGCAACCCGGTTCTGCTTCGGTAGTGCAATCAGTATCTCAATCACTTAATGCTGTGGGTTATTCTGGAATTGGCTATGTTACAGCAGGTGTAAAAGCTGTGCCTATTGCCAAGAAAGGCAATGAATTTATCGAAGCGACACCTGAAAATGCGGCTAACGGTACTTACCCATTATCACGTTACCTATATGTTTACGTGAACAAACAACCAAACAAAGATTTAGCGCCAATGGAAAAAGAATTCATCCGTTACGTGCTGTCTAAGCAAGGTCAGCAAGTGGTAGAGAAAGACGGTTATGTCACTTTGCCCAAAAGCGTTGTTGCTAAAGATTTAGAGCAATTAGGTATTCGCTTGTAA
- a CDS encoding M1 family metallopeptidase — protein sequence MSIESTHSHLFINTDWDLTRDYHSFANSEQVQVTHVSLELSVDFYAQRLTGKATLSLNFVQSHVAELWLDTRDLTILAVTTVSAEPLNVEFLDFEFQENNPILGQKLCIRLPRTPCYQICIEYQTSPNAQGLQWLTPEQTAGKQQPYLFSQSQPINARSWIPLQDSPKVRITFDAKVHVPLGMRAVMSAMNHPETPLEGAFTFEMEKPIPTHLMALAVGDIAFQAIGPRCGVYTEPSMLKAAVAEFDDTEHMLEVAEALLGPYVWDRYDIIVLPPSFPFGGMENPRLAFLTPTLIAGDKSLVSTVAHELAHSWTGNLVSNATWRDLWLNEGFTTYFTNRIVEAVYGKEQAELEWVIEFGRLKEEMTSLPKYKQTLPANVQLDDPNLAFNRFTYDKASMFVHELEHRLGRIEFDKFLIKYVSHFAFKAITTEEFVTYAQATILQTYPDKISEVELLEWVYGEGLPEWYRGPTSSSLDKVDDALACFLQGTAASHLTVKGWRVHHWQYFLSQLPEVLTQVQLMDLDDTFHFTQSKNAEIACDWFRVAIRNHYDPVLPALSAYLIRIGRGKFVRPLYAELQIAGYDTELKEIYAKARKGYHPSIQVQLDKSLKCP from the coding sequence ATGTCGATAGAATCAACACACAGTCATTTATTTATCAATACCGATTGGGATCTGACCCGAGATTATCATTCTTTTGCCAATAGCGAACAGGTGCAAGTGACCCATGTCTCTTTGGAGCTATCGGTGGATTTTTATGCTCAGCGCCTTACGGGTAAAGCGACACTGTCATTGAACTTTGTGCAATCACATGTTGCAGAGCTTTGGCTTGATACTCGAGATTTAACCATACTTGCCGTGACAACCGTTAGTGCAGAGCCCCTTAATGTAGAGTTCCTTGATTTTGAATTCCAAGAAAACAATCCAATCCTAGGGCAAAAACTCTGTATTCGTTTACCTCGCACTCCTTGCTATCAGATTTGTATTGAATACCAAACATCCCCCAATGCACAAGGGTTGCAATGGCTAACGCCAGAACAAACCGCGGGTAAACAACAACCTTACCTCTTTAGTCAATCGCAACCCATTAATGCTCGTAGCTGGATCCCACTGCAAGATAGCCCCAAAGTGCGAATTACCTTCGACGCTAAGGTACATGTACCACTGGGGATGCGTGCTGTAATGAGTGCCATGAATCATCCAGAAACCCCATTAGAAGGCGCCTTTACATTTGAGATGGAAAAGCCCATTCCTACTCACCTAATGGCATTAGCTGTAGGAGATATAGCTTTCCAAGCAATAGGTCCAAGATGTGGCGTTTATACTGAACCCAGTATGCTTAAGGCTGCCGTTGCCGAATTTGATGATACCGAACATATGCTCGAGGTTGCTGAAGCATTACTTGGTCCCTATGTGTGGGATCGCTATGACATCATAGTGCTGCCACCGAGTTTTCCCTTTGGTGGAATGGAAAATCCAAGATTGGCGTTTTTAACGCCAACCTTGATTGCTGGGGATAAAAGTTTGGTGTCAACCGTTGCCCATGAGTTAGCCCATTCTTGGACAGGGAATTTAGTGAGCAATGCAACTTGGCGGGATCTTTGGTTAAACGAAGGTTTTACCACCTATTTTACCAATCGAATTGTCGAAGCCGTTTATGGTAAAGAACAGGCTGAATTAGAGTGGGTGATAGAGTTTGGCCGCCTAAAAGAGGAAATGACCTCGTTACCTAAATACAAACAAACCTTACCTGCGAATGTGCAACTGGACGATCCCAATCTTGCGTTTAATCGCTTTACCTATGATAAAGCTTCCATGTTTGTTCACGAGCTAGAACATAGACTCGGAAGGATTGAGTTCGATAAATTTTTAATCAAATATGTGAGCCATTTTGCTTTTAAAGCCATCACGACCGAGGAGTTTGTCACTTATGCTCAAGCAACCATATTACAAACATATCCAGATAAAATAAGTGAAGTAGAGCTGCTTGAGTGGGTTTATGGTGAAGGCTTACCAGAATGGTATAGAGGTCCAACTTCGTCGAGTTTAGATAAAGTGGATGATGCACTGGCGTGTTTTTTACAGGGGACAGCGGCAAGTCATTTAACCGTTAAAGGTTGGCGAGTTCACCACTGGCAATATTTTTTGAGTCAACTACCTGAAGTTTTGACCCAAGTCCAACTGATGGATCTTGATGACACTTTTCATTTCACCCAATCTAAGAATGCAGAAATTGCCTGTGATTGGTTTAGAGTGGCAATTCGTAATCACTATGATCCAGTTTTGCCAGCTTTAAGTGCTTATTTGATACGCATTGGCCGAGGTAAATTTGTACGACCGCTTTATGCTGAACTACAAATTGCTGGATATGATACCGAATTAAAAGAAATTTATGCTAAAGCTCGTAAAGGGTATCATCCATCGATTCAAGTACAGTTGGATAAGTCGTTAAAATGCCCATAA
- a CDS encoding glutathione peroxidase translates to MTSNIYSHTATDIQGNTVSLAQYQGKVLLIVNTASECGFTPQYKGLEALYKQFQDEGFVVLGFPCNQFGAQEKANEEGIQHFCELNFGVTFPLFSKIEVNGEHTHPLYQYLKKAAPGVLGTEGIKWNFTKFLVNRQGEAIERFAPTTKPEALTSKINALLK, encoded by the coding sequence ATGACATCAAATATTTACAGCCATACAGCAACAGATATTCAAGGCAATACCGTATCCTTGGCACAGTATCAAGGTAAAGTCTTATTGATCGTTAATACCGCTAGTGAGTGTGGATTTACACCTCAATACAAAGGGTTAGAAGCACTGTATAAACAATTTCAAGATGAGGGATTTGTGGTACTCGGTTTTCCTTGTAATCAATTTGGTGCCCAAGAAAAAGCAAATGAGGAAGGGATCCAACATTTTTGTGAATTGAATTTTGGGGTGACTTTCCCACTGTTCTCTAAAATTGAAGTGAACGGCGAGCATACCCACCCTCTATATCAGTATTTAAAAAAAGCCGCTCCAGGAGTTTTAGGCACTGAAGGGATCAAATGGAACTTCACTAAATTTTTAGTTAATCGTCAAGGTGAAGCCATTGAACGTTTCGCGCCAACGACAAAACCTGAAGCATTAACCAGTAAGATTAACGCTCTGTTAAAATAA
- a CDS encoding magnesium transporter: MTEHQAEYETNTQVDVGQVVQQLTDVEGEEQAEVFSEILNEAEPGTIALVLESLPLDERYERWQQVEFSERVTVLSLMRADPRMGILQRMPNNEVDLLFAQLSPEDLIEWSDYLPESFTDRALAQMGERQRQRFELYDQYSENQIGRYTDHQMLVLSDKATVAQAQRFFRRIELDCNDNLFIVNDEDKYQGTVRRYDIFKHNPDELLISLLAADSRALSADTSLLDAAEAIEHSREIELPIIDDLGELIGRVTLRTATALVREHYEAQLMATAGMDESDDLFAPIMKGAQRRTVWLGINLLTAFLASATIGLFENVLSQVVALAVLMPIVASMGGIAGSQSLTLMIRGMAMGQISVGNVFSLMKNELGIGIVNGILWAIVIGIVAGWWFSDNTIGIVIACAILINMAVAALAGVLVPMVLQKFNQDAALSGSVILTTVTDVVGFFTFLGMATLLYL; the protein is encoded by the coding sequence GTGACTGAACATCAAGCCGAATATGAAACAAACACTCAGGTAGATGTGGGACAGGTTGTTCAACAACTCACTGATGTAGAAGGTGAAGAGCAAGCTGAGGTCTTTAGCGAAATTCTAAACGAAGCGGAACCTGGCACCATTGCTCTGGTGCTTGAGTCTTTACCTTTAGATGAGCGTTACGAGCGTTGGCAGCAGGTTGAGTTTAGTGAACGTGTCACAGTACTCAGCTTGATGCGTGCCGATCCCCGTATGGGGATTTTGCAGCGGATGCCAAATAATGAAGTGGATTTGTTATTTGCGCAATTAAGCCCAGAAGATTTAATTGAATGGAGCGATTACCTCCCCGAGAGTTTTACTGACCGTGCATTGGCGCAAATGGGGGAGCGTCAGCGACAACGTTTTGAGTTATATGATCAATATTCAGAGAATCAAATTGGTCGCTATACGGATCACCAAATGCTGGTTCTCAGTGATAAGGCAACCGTTGCTCAGGCACAGCGTTTTTTCCGCCGTATAGAACTCGATTGTAATGACAATCTGTTTATCGTTAATGATGAAGATAAATATCAAGGTACGGTAAGGCGTTACGATATTTTTAAGCACAATCCAGATGAGTTATTAATTTCACTTCTAGCTGCGGATAGCAGAGCCTTGTCCGCCGATACGAGTTTATTGGATGCGGCTGAAGCGATTGAACATAGCCGTGAAATTGAATTACCCATTATTGATGATCTGGGTGAGTTAATTGGCCGCGTGACGCTGCGAACTGCAACGGCGTTAGTGCGTGAGCACTATGAGGCGCAATTAATGGCAACAGCAGGTATGGATGAGTCAGACGACTTATTTGCACCTATCATGAAAGGCGCTCAACGTCGAACTGTTTGGCTCGGTATTAACTTACTCACTGCGTTTTTAGCTTCAGCCACTATCGGGCTTTTTGAAAATGTGCTTTCACAGGTTGTTGCTCTGGCAGTATTGATGCCGATCGTCGCTTCTATGGGCGGGATTGCTGGTAGTCAATCGTTGACACTGATGATCCGTGGTATGGCGATGGGGCAAATTTCGGTAGGTAACGTGTTTTCATTAATGAAAAACGAACTGGGTATAGGGATTGTCAACGGTATTTTGTGGGCCATCGTGATTGGTATTGTCGCTGGTTGGTGGTTTAGTGACAATACCATTGGCATTGTAATTGCCTGTGCCATTCTGATTAATATGGCTGTAGCCGCGTTAGCAGGAGTGCTGGTTCCTATGGTATTACAAAAGTTTAATCAAGATGCTGCATTATCAGGTTCAGTCATTTTAACGACAGTTACGGATGTGGTGGGCTTTTTTACTTTCTTAGGCATGGCAACCTTACTCTATTTATAA
- a CDS encoding GNAT family N-acetyltransferase, with the protein MSGIQFVLSEKPEELMLAASLIEQRDDNAHPLEHSVFFRSRAVVLAKTPQGNIVGCAAIKAGEGKIGEFGYLVVSPLYRRQGIAQGLTQKRIEVAKSLGIAILFATIRAENISSRANLLKAGFKFWRDYLSIRGTGNTVGWYYLTLEDSINVETVMQSLAGDRTPTGG; encoded by the coding sequence ATGAGTGGCATTCAGTTTGTGCTGAGCGAGAAACCAGAGGAGTTGATGTTAGCGGCAAGCTTAATAGAGCAACGCGATGATAATGCTCACCCACTGGAACACTCAGTTTTTTTTCGCTCTCGTGCAGTGGTTCTTGCAAAAACACCCCAAGGAAATATTGTTGGCTGTGCAGCAATTAAAGCTGGCGAAGGCAAAATAGGGGAGTTTGGTTATTTAGTTGTATCACCTTTATATAGACGTCAAGGGATTGCGCAAGGATTGACACAAAAACGGATTGAAGTTGCGAAATCTCTGGGGATTGCCATCTTATTTGCAACCATTCGAGCGGAAAATATCTCGAGCAGAGCCAATCTATTGAAAGCGGGATTTAAATTTTGGCGTGATTATTTAAGTATCCGTGGTACGGGAAATACTGTCGGTTGGTATTATTTAACCCTAGAAGACAGTATTAATGTTGAAACTGTAATGCAGTCTTTGGCGGGGGATCGAACACCCACCGGTGGTTAA
- a CDS encoding YfaZ family protein: MAKFRVASVLLLSAAALQVNASEFNLGLNNDVVSTELELQLSKDTNAVLGYIYSDDSGHIAQGAMHMTHDTGVHHFEVGAKLSQLWADEAPNGSAVSVGGRYILSMGPNISLHAAAYYAPSVLSFGNVDGHYELDSKVQYRLTPNMALYVGYRKLAFEYDNARDLTFEDGIYIGGKFRF, encoded by the coding sequence ATGGCTAAGTTCAGAGTAGCAAGTGTTTTATTATTGAGCGCAGCAGCGCTGCAAGTGAATGCGTCAGAATTTAATCTTGGGTTGAACAATGACGTGGTTTCTACAGAGTTAGAACTGCAACTGAGTAAAGATACGAATGCAGTATTAGGTTATATCTACTCAGATGATAGTGGTCATATTGCCCAAGGGGCTATGCATATGACCCATGATACTGGTGTTCATCACTTTGAAGTTGGGGCAAAATTGAGCCAACTTTGGGCTGATGAGGCTCCCAATGGCAGTGCTGTTTCTGTCGGAGGTCGTTATATCCTTTCCATGGGACCCAATATTTCACTCCACGCTGCGGCTTATTATGCGCCTTCTGTCCTATCATTTGGCAATGTCGATGGTCATTATGAGTTGGATTCAAAAGTCCAGTATCGTCTTACGCCCAATATGGCACTCTATGTCGGTTACCGGAAACTCGCATTCGAATATGATAATGCCCGAGATTTGACCTTCGAAGATGGTATATATATCGGTGGAAAATTCCGCTTTTAA
- a CDS encoding small highly charged protein yields MSHSYEFDDDDAPWGDNVKGKQKNKRVKQRRRDTKRRFSDDTEVDFYQHKSK; encoded by the coding sequence ATGTCACACTCCTATGAATTTGACGACGATGATGCGCCATGGGGCGATAACGTCAAAGGTAAACAAAAAAATAAACGTGTAAAACAGCGACGTAGGGATACAAAACGTCGTTTCTCGGACGATACAGAGGTGGATTTTTATCAGCATAAATCGAAGTAA